A region of Pyxidicoccus parkwaysis DNA encodes the following proteins:
- a CDS encoding HP0495 family protein, translated as MTKDGPGSTPPAEEEKKPLIEYPTVYTFKVMGKQEAGFAEHVRALFRKQMGTEVSPDSIREQPSTKGKYISLSVSVYLLSEEQRRAIYKELHEDERVVYYL; from the coding sequence ATGACGAAGGACGGCCCTGGAAGCACCCCTCCCGCGGAGGAGGAGAAGAAGCCCCTCATCGAGTACCCCACCGTCTACACCTTCAAGGTGATGGGCAAGCAGGAGGCCGGTTTCGCCGAGCACGTGAGAGCGCTGTTCCGCAAGCAGATGGGGACCGAAGTCTCCCCGGACTCCATCCGCGAACAGCCCAGCACCAAGGGCAAATACATCTCGCTGAGCGTATCGGTGTACTTGCTCTCCGAGGAGCAGCGGCGGGCCATCTACAAGGAGCTCCACGAGGACGAGCGAGTCGTCTATTACCTCTGA
- a CDS encoding PhoH family protein yields the protein MRKNFILDTNVLLHDPRSIYGFKDNNVIIPIYVIEEIDQFKRDLSELGRNARLVARYLDSFRAEGSLKEGVPLPHGGMLRVNFTDRELPLSMADSNLMDNRILAVAIDLMEKEPETQAVFITKDTNLRIRADALGLIAEDYDAERVEITELYTGFTERLVPKDLVDQMYKQGAEVELPDADTLAPNQVVLLKDETNPSHTAMGRFHGTKGRLVPLVRTIKDGTWGVRPRNMEQAFCLDLLLNDDIKLVTIVGKAGTGKTLLAIAAGLQKVTEEGLYQKLLVSRPIFPLGRDIGYLPGSVEEKLNPWMQPIFDNVEFLMNLSRADKKAGRGYHELLDLGLMEIEPLTYIRGRSLPNQFIIVDEAQNLTPHEVKTIITRVGDNTKIILTGDPFQIDNPYVDSTNNGLVHVVNRFKNEKIAGHITMAKGERSPLAELAANLL from the coding sequence ATGCGAAAGAACTTCATCCTCGATACCAACGTCCTCCTCCACGATCCGCGCAGCATCTACGGCTTCAAGGACAACAACGTCATCATCCCCATCTACGTCATCGAGGAGATCGATCAGTTCAAGCGCGATCTCTCCGAGCTGGGACGTAATGCGCGACTGGTGGCCCGCTACCTCGACTCCTTCCGCGCGGAGGGCTCGCTGAAGGAGGGCGTGCCCCTGCCGCACGGAGGCATGCTCCGCGTCAACTTCACCGACCGCGAGCTGCCGCTGTCCATGGCGGACAGCAACCTGATGGACAACCGCATCCTCGCGGTGGCCATCGACCTGATGGAGAAGGAGCCGGAGACGCAGGCCGTCTTCATCACCAAGGACACCAACCTGCGCATCCGCGCGGACGCGCTTGGCCTCATCGCCGAGGACTACGACGCCGAGCGGGTGGAAATCACCGAGCTGTACACCGGCTTCACCGAGCGGCTCGTCCCGAAGGACCTCGTCGACCAGATGTACAAGCAGGGCGCCGAGGTGGAGCTGCCCGACGCGGACACGCTCGCCCCCAACCAGGTGGTGCTGCTCAAGGACGAGACGAACCCGTCCCACACCGCCATGGGCCGCTTCCACGGCACCAAGGGCCGGCTCGTGCCGCTGGTGCGCACCATCAAGGACGGCACCTGGGGCGTGCGCCCGCGCAACATGGAGCAGGCCTTCTGCCTGGACCTGCTCCTCAATGACGACATCAAGCTCGTCACGATTGTCGGCAAGGCCGGCACGGGCAAGACGCTGCTCGCGATTGCGGCGGGTCTGCAGAAGGTGACGGAGGAGGGGCTGTACCAGAAGCTGCTGGTGAGCCGGCCCATCTTCCCGCTGGGGCGCGACATCGGCTACCTGCCCGGCAGCGTCGAGGAGAAGCTCAACCCCTGGATGCAGCCCATCTTCGACAACGTGGAGTTCCTGATGAACCTCAGCCGCGCGGACAAGAAGGCCGGGCGCGGCTACCACGAGCTGTTGGACCTGGGCCTGATGGAAATCGAGCCGCTGACGTATATCCGCGGCCGCAGCCTGCCCAACCAGTTCATCATCGTGGACGAGGCACAGAACCTCACGCCGCACGAGGTGAAGACCATCATCACCCGCGTGGGCGACAACACGAAGATCATCCTCACGGGAGACCCGTTCCAGATCGACAACCCGTACGTGGACTCGACCAACAACGGCCTGGTGCACGTGGTCAACCGCTTCAAGAACGAGAAGATCGCCGGCCACATCACCATGGCCAAGGGTGAGCGCAGCCCCCTGGCCGAGCTGGCCGCCAACCTGCTGTGA